One Gemmatimonadota bacterium DNA segment encodes these proteins:
- the rpmG gene encoding 50S ribosomal protein L33 codes for MAKSKNRELVKLKSTESAHCYYTKKNRRNTTARVELKKYDPTLRRHVMYRETR; via the coding sequence ATGGCCAAGAGCAAGAACCGTGAACTGGTGAAACTCAAGAGCACGGAAAGCGCGCACTGCTACTATACGAAGAAGAACCGGCGTAATACGACCGCCCGCGTCGAACTCAAGAAGTACGATCCCACGCTGCGGCGGCACGTCATGTACCGGGAAACGCGGTAA
- a CDS encoding type 1 periplasmic binding fold superfamily protein, whose protein sequence is MTAAMLAAALTFSCADDNDSNPMGPDEPDAHDDDHDDHDDDHGHGPGEVELITTLKITLTPQGGGSPLTVQFQDLDGEGGNAPVVDRIVVDAGTVYDGMIQELNELESPPEDITEEIREEAEVHQLFFETLGGFAPATIAYADKESDYVTNTGADHPVGLKFTLTVPSNARNGQFRVSQSHYDASPKDGVTPSDETDIEVTFEVEVRS, encoded by the coding sequence ATGACCGCCGCGATGTTGGCTGCCGCGCTGACGTTTTCCTGCGCAGACGACAATGACTCCAATCCAATGGGTCCGGACGAGCCGGACGCACATGACGACGACCACGACGATCACGACGACGATCACGGCCACGGACCGGGTGAAGTAGAGCTCATCACGACGCTCAAGATCACGCTTACGCCCCAGGGCGGCGGATCTCCGCTTACCGTGCAGTTCCAGGACCTCGACGGTGAAGGCGGCAACGCACCGGTCGTGGACAGAATCGTCGTGGACGCGGGTACAGTTTACGACGGCATGATACAGGAGTTGAACGAGCTGGAAAGCCCGCCGGAGGATATCACCGAAGAGATCAGGGAGGAAGCCGAAGTCCACCAGCTGTTCTTTGAAACCCTCGGGGGATTTGCACCGGCCACCATCGCCTACGCGGACAAGGAATCCGACTACGTGACGAACACGGGTGCTGATCATCCCGTCGGACTCAAGTTTACGCTTACGGTCCCGTCTAACGCGCGGAACGGTCAGTTCCGGGTCTCTCAGAGTCATTACGATGCCAGTCCCAAGGACGGCGTGACGCCGAGTGACGAGACGGATATCGAAGTGACCTTTGAAGTGGAAGTGCGGTCATAG
- a CDS encoding TonB-dependent receptor has translation MSKSQPGHGRGPFPVNASLEYFLMKATNILCVILAIAVSCHVLPAAARTATVSGKVLSERGEPLPAVTVVLPALEIGTFTDEEGVFRLQNVPQGRHTIEFRIIGYRTVQSEIHVTENRSPVLEVSMEPEILMGDEVTVTGDRDLAGELSGSSQSVLVLPPSALEERRGQTLGETLESLPGVSTLTTGPAISKPVVRGVHSARVLVLNAGVTQEGQQWGGDHAPEIDPFAPARIEVLKGAAGVQYGAGAIGGVIRIEPPELPVDPGVGGRFNTNLFSNNKQGAASLLLQGALHRLPGLKWRVQGSLRRAGDARAPKHVIRNSGFDERNYSVALGYTTDRVDTEAYFSHFGTWLGIYKGAHIGNTTDLKRAIERGDPLFTGEFTYEIGNPRQRVDHDLLSVRSLVRFEGVGNLELRYGQQYNRREEWDATRSGAAPTRPGFDLGLQTHSGEVIFHHRNFGNWYGKIGVSGMRQRNERFSTGFLIPDFQAYSSGVFALESWTKGKTTVETGLRYDYRWAEVYSNEGRRATEIVEGGIFTYRNVTGVVGLIRELTPALAVAANVGRAWRPPGVNELYSYGVHHGTAQFEIGDRELDTESSLNTDLTLRYRGDRGRGELGFFRSSYRNFISLLPGGELVLTIRGAFPKFTYVQSDAVIQGLDGYLEYDVTRYMGTYLSASLVRGRDTSENQPLYQMPPTRLIAGLEFRLPTAGRMLDAGIGFEGRFVLRQEDFPEGIDFADPPAGYNLFDVMLHAELAVADQPVRMQFGVHNLFNKRYRDYLSRFRYFTDDPGRNITVSLSVPFGQPMEE, from the coding sequence GTGTCCAAATCGCAGCCCGGACACGGCCGCGGTCCGTTCCCCGTCAATGCGAGCCTGGAGTATTTCCTGATGAAAGCAACGAATATACTGTGTGTCATCCTGGCGATCGCCGTGTCCTGCCACGTGCTTCCGGCAGCGGCACGGACCGCCACGGTGAGCGGCAAGGTGCTCAGCGAGCGCGGCGAACCGTTGCCGGCGGTGACCGTAGTTTTGCCCGCGCTCGAAATCGGTACATTTACGGACGAAGAAGGCGTATTCCGTCTCCAAAACGTACCACAGGGCCGCCACACGATCGAATTCCGGATTATCGGCTACCGGACGGTCCAAAGCGAGATACACGTTACCGAAAACAGGTCTCCCGTGCTCGAAGTCAGCATGGAGCCGGAGATCCTGATGGGTGATGAGGTCACCGTCACGGGCGACCGGGACCTGGCGGGTGAACTCTCCGGCTCCAGCCAGTCCGTCCTCGTCCTGCCCCCGTCCGCCCTGGAGGAACGCCGGGGCCAGACCCTGGGCGAGACACTGGAGTCTCTGCCGGGCGTATCCACGCTGACCACGGGCCCGGCCATTTCAAAACCCGTGGTGCGCGGAGTGCACAGCGCCCGGGTGCTGGTACTCAACGCCGGTGTTACCCAGGAGGGGCAGCAGTGGGGCGGGGACCACGCACCGGAGATTGATCCCTTTGCTCCTGCCCGCATCGAGGTACTCAAGGGTGCCGCCGGCGTGCAGTACGGCGCTGGTGCCATCGGGGGCGTAATCCGTATCGAACCGCCGGAGCTGCCCGTAGATCCTGGGGTGGGCGGCCGGTTCAACACCAATCTCTTTTCCAACAACAAGCAGGGGGCGGCTTCCCTCCTCCTGCAGGGAGCGCTCCACCGCCTGCCAGGACTCAAGTGGCGGGTGCAGGGGAGTCTTCGCCGGGCGGGCGACGCCCGGGCGCCGAAGCACGTCATACGGAATTCCGGATTCGACGAACGAAACTACTCCGTGGCACTCGGTTATACGACGGACCGCGTGGACACGGAGGCTTATTTCAGTCATTTCGGAACCTGGCTGGGGATTTACAAGGGCGCGCACATCGGCAACACCACGGACCTGAAACGGGCCATCGAGCGGGGCGACCCATTGTTCACGGGCGAATTCACCTACGAAATCGGCAATCCGCGACAGCGGGTGGACCACGATCTTCTGTCCGTTCGGTCGCTGGTACGATTCGAGGGGGTGGGCAATCTCGAACTGCGGTACGGACAGCAGTACAACCGGCGCGAGGAGTGGGACGCCACCCGGAGCGGCGCCGCGCCGACCAGGCCCGGGTTCGACTTGGGATTGCAGACCCACAGCGGCGAAGTGATCTTCCACCACCGGAACTTCGGTAACTGGTACGGAAAGATCGGCGTCAGCGGCATGCGCCAGCGAAACGAGCGGTTCAGCACGGGGTTCCTCATTCCCGACTTCCAGGCCTACAGTTCCGGCGTGTTCGCCCTGGAATCCTGGACGAAAGGCAAGACCACGGTAGAAACAGGCCTGCGGTACGACTACCGCTGGGCGGAGGTCTACTCGAACGAAGGCCGGCGCGCCACCGAGATTGTCGAGGGAGGGATCTTCACCTACCGCAACGTGACCGGAGTTGTCGGCCTGATCCGCGAGTTGACCCCGGCCCTGGCCGTCGCCGCCAACGTCGGGAGGGCCTGGCGTCCACCCGGGGTGAACGAGTTGTACAGCTATGGCGTTCATCATGGCACGGCACAGTTCGAGATCGGAGACAGGGAACTGGACACGGAATCGAGTCTGAACACGGATCTCACACTGCGGTACCGGGGGGACCGGGGCCGCGGCGAACTGGGGTTCTTCAGATCGAGTTACCGCAACTTCATCTCGCTGCTGCCGGGGGGCGAACTTGTGTTGACAATTCGGGGCGCGTTCCCCAAATTTACCTATGTCCAGTCTGACGCGGTGATCCAGGGATTGGACGGGTACCTGGAGTACGACGTGACTCGATACATGGGCACGTATCTTTCCGCTTCGCTCGTTCGTGGACGAGACACATCGGAGAACCAACCCCTGTACCAGATGCCACCCACCCGGTTGATCGCCGGCCTGGAATTCCGCCTGCCTACCGCGGGGCGTATGCTGGATGCCGGAATAGGTTTCGAAGGCCGCTTCGTCCTGCGGCAGGAGGATTTTCCCGAAGGCATCGACTTTGCGGACCCGCCAGCCGGCTACAACCTCTTCGACGTGATGCTGCACGCGGAGCTGGCCGTGGCCGACCAACCGGTCCGCATGCAGTTCGGCGTGCACAATCTGTTCAACAAGCGTTACCGTGACTACCTGAGCCGGTTCCGCTATTTTACCGACGATCCAGGTCGGAACATTACAGTCAGCCTGTCCGTGCCGTTCGGGCAACCCATGGAGGAATAG
- a CDS encoding TonB-dependent receptor, producing MNVMKTLSVILAIAVSCLVLPVEAHAATVSGKVLNETGEPLPAVTVILPDLEIGAFSDQEGRFRLENVPEGRHTIEFRFVGYRTIRSEVVVSETEPKVLEVSMQPEALLGGEVTVTGDRDLAGELTGSSQSVLVLPLSDLEERRGQTVGETLESLPGVTSLTTGPAVSKPVLRGVHSARVLVLNAGITQEGQQWGGDHAPEIDPFSPARIEVLKGAAGVQYGAGAIGGVIRIEPPELPTRPGMGGRINTNLFSNNRQGAGSLLLQGALRQLGGLKWRVQGSLRRAGDAHAPVHVIRNSGFDERDYSMALGYTSDRVDTEAYFSHFGTWIGIFKGAHIGNTTDLRRSIERGEPTIVGTFTYEIDNPRQRVDHDLLSVRSLVRFEGKGNLELRYGQQYNRREEWDSHARSGGVARPGFSQGLQTHSGDAIFQHRNFGNWYGKVGVSGMRQENKRFSTGFLIPDFLAYSAGVFALESWTKGKTTVETGLRYDYRWMEIYSNTGRRATEIVDGGVFTYSNMTGVLGLIYELTPDVAIAANVGRAWRPPGVNELYSHGVHHGTAQFEIGDKELGTESSLNTDLTLRYQGDRGRGELGLFRSQYSNYISLLPADDLVLTIRGAFPKFTYVQSDAVIQGFDGYLEYELTPHIDTHLSASFVRGRNTAERQPLYQMPATRFIAGLSFHLPTGGRLLDAGIGFEGRFVLRQDNFPEGIDYADPPAGYELFDLDLHAEIAVADQPVRVQFGVRNLFNQRYRDYLSRFRYYIDNPGRNVTFGMSIPFGQAMSE from the coding sequence ATGAATGTAATGAAAACCCTGAGCGTCATCCTGGCGATAGCCGTGTCCTGCCTGGTCCTTCCGGTCGAAGCGCATGCCGCCACGGTGAGCGGCAAGGTGCTGAACGAGACTGGAGAGCCACTGCCGGCGGTGACCGTAATCCTGCCCGATCTCGAGATCGGAGCGTTCTCCGACCAGGAAGGCCGGTTTCGCTTGGAGAACGTGCCGGAGGGCAGGCACACGATCGAGTTCCGGTTCGTCGGTTACCGAACGATCCGAAGCGAGGTGGTCGTCTCCGAAACCGAGCCGAAGGTGCTTGAAGTCAGCATGCAGCCTGAGGCGCTGCTCGGCGGGGAGGTCACCGTCACCGGCGACCGGGACCTGGCGGGCGAACTCACCGGGTCCAGCCAGTCCGTCCTCGTCCTCCCCCTCTCCGACCTGGAAGAGCGGCGGGGACAGACGGTGGGCGAGACACTGGAATCCCTGCCAGGCGTAACCTCCCTGACTACGGGGCCGGCCGTATCGAAACCTGTGCTGCGAGGCGTCCACAGTGCCCGCGTGCTGGTGCTCAACGCCGGCATCACCCAGGAAGGACAGCAGTGGGGCGGAGACCACGCCCCGGAGATCGATCCCTTTTCCCCGGCCCGCATCGAGGTGCTCAAGGGCGCCGCCGGCGTGCAATACGGCGCCGGCGCCATCGGCGGCGTCATCCGCATCGAACCGCCGGAACTGCCCACGAGGCCGGGCATGGGCGGCCGGATCAACACGAATCTTTTCTCCAACAACCGGCAAGGCGCGGGTTCATTGCTCCTTCAGGGCGCCCTGCGGCAGCTGGGGGGACTCAAGTGGCGGGTCCAGGGCAGCCTGCGCCGGGCGGGCGACGCCCACGCGCCGGTCCACGTCATACGGAATTCCGGGTTCGACGAGCGGGACTATTCGATGGCGCTGGGCTATACATCGGACCGCGTGGACACCGAAGCCTACTTCAGCCATTTCGGTACCTGGATCGGGATCTTCAAAGGGGCCCACATCGGCAACACCACGGACCTGCGAAGGTCCATCGAGCGCGGCGAGCCGACCATCGTGGGCACCTTCACCTACGAAATCGATAATCCGCGCCAGCGGGTGGACCACGATCTCCTTTCCGTTCGATCCCTTGTACGTTTTGAAGGGAAGGGCAATCTCGAACTCCGGTACGGACAACAATACAACCGGCGGGAGGAATGGGACTCCCACGCCAGGAGCGGCGGGGTGGCCAGACCCGGCTTCTCCCAGGGGCTGCAGACCCACAGCGGCGACGCGATCTTCCAGCACCGCAACTTCGGAAACTGGTACGGAAAAGTCGGCGTCAGCGGCATGCGCCAGGAGAACAAGCGCTTCAGTACCGGTTTCCTGATTCCCGACTTTCTGGCCTACAGTGCCGGCGTGTTCGCCCTGGAGTCCTGGACGAAGGGAAAAACGACGGTGGAGACCGGACTGCGTTACGACTACCGGTGGATGGAGATCTACTCGAACACGGGTCGCCGCGCCACCGAGATCGTGGATGGCGGCGTTTTCACCTACAGCAACATGACCGGTGTGCTCGGCCTGATCTACGAGTTGACACCGGATGTGGCCATCGCCGCCAACGTCGGCCGGGCCTGGCGGCCTCCAGGGGTGAACGAACTGTACAGCCACGGCGTCCACCACGGCACGGCGCAGTTCGAGATCGGGGACAAGGAACTGGGCACGGAATCGAGCCTGAACACGGACCTGACCTTGCGGTACCAGGGGGACCGGGGCCGTGGCGAGCTGGGGCTTTTCCGTTCCCAATACAGCAACTACATCTCGCTGTTGCCGGCGGACGATCTCGTCTTAACCATAAGGGGCGCATTTCCCAAATTCACCTACGTCCAGTCCGACGCGGTGATCCAGGGATTCGACGGGTACCTGGAGTACGAACTGACACCGCACATCGACACCCATCTGTCCGCCTCGTTCGTTCGTGGGCGGAACACGGCGGAACGCCAGCCCCTGTACCAGATGCCGGCCACCCGGTTCATCGCCGGCTTGAGTTTCCACCTGCCCACCGGCGGGCGGCTCCTCGACGCCGGCATTGGTTTCGAAGGCCGTTTCGTCTTGAGGCAGGACAACTTTCCCGAAGGCATCGACTATGCGGACCCGCCGGCCGGCTACGAGCTCTTCGACCTGGACCTGCACGCTGAAATAGCCGTGGCCGACCAGCCCGTGCGCGTGCAATTCGGCGTTCGCAACCTGTTCAACCAGCGGTACCGGGACTACCTGAGCCGTTTCAGGTACTACATCGACAATCCGGGCCGCAACGTCACTTTCGGCATGTCCATACCCTTCGGACAGGCCATGTCAGAATAG
- a CDS encoding DUF2237 domain-containing protein produces the protein MNVLGGPLTGCSMDPLTGFYRDGACNTGSGDAGVHTVCAVMTEEFLVFSKAAGNDLSTPVPAFGFQGLKPGDRWCVCVNRWKEAYDAGVAPPVVLSATHAMSLEFVSLEELQACAMDEA, from the coding sequence ATGAACGTACTCGGCGGACCACTCACGGGCTGTTCGATGGATCCCCTGACCGGGTTCTATCGCGACGGCGCGTGCAACACCGGATCCGGCGACGCCGGCGTCCACACCGTGTGCGCGGTGATGACCGAGGAGTTCCTGGTCTTTTCGAAGGCGGCGGGAAACGACCTCAGCACGCCCGTACCCGCCTTCGGCTTCCAGGGCTTGAAACCCGGCGACCGCTGGTGCGTCTGCGTGAACCGGTGGAAAGAAGCCTACGACGCGGGCGTGGCCCCGCCGGTGGTGCTGAGTGCCACCCACGCCATGTCCCTGGAATTCGTGTCGCTGGAAGAGCTGCAAGCCTGTGCCATGGACGAGGCGTAG
- a CDS encoding carbohydrate binding family 9 domain-containing protein has translation MYRICTSPHTLAHFCFAVLLTALLAMQTMLTAGPASAQEREIVPLRILEALHMDGVLDEGVWQNALAASGFTQQRPDEGQPASERTEVRVLYDEQTMYIGVWAYDSDPSQIIATQMARDGDLADDDYFQIILDTFMDRQNGILFATNPDGARYDAQVRNEGRSEGRFNTNVLTDWNGVWDVYTSRNEEGWYAEMAIPWSTLRFETGDDVDFGINLERQIRRRNEQSFWAPVIRPFNIAQVSVAGTLSGMNLTRHDHRYLQITPYSLGGATWTYDPGPSTRDEDFDGGVDVKYGLTNNLSLDLTYNTDFSQVEVDDAQVNLTQFNLFFPEKRAFFLENGGLFRFGVARETELFYSRNVGLARDNTGALRQVPITGGGRLTGKAGRTNLGLLLMRTGDERFGETKLEDNIYAVARISQDVGEKSNVGFIVTNQRVGGGDYNRAAGGDFNLAIGPKLAVSGFLAGTTYQAGEESESGFAGRLWSRWNGPLWQFEGLYMGVSEFFNPGMGFFSRRSLARNFGGFHEVSARAFFTPEPTNSIVRRYFPHIVLSATFGDDGTQLTRREHYHWELFFTGGEQAGITLDRAFRRISENTRPILGVKLPVGNYTDASTRMHYTTNLSKPVFGDFQLILGQYINGNRRSLNLEGGLRAGSKFTIGPRYELNDVTLTDAVSAERDITAHLFGVRTSYSFSPDVSLNALVQWDTNQDRFVSNFRFNYIISPGSNVYVVYNERRDNGDATEALLGDPLDRTLIVKLAYLFDL, from the coding sequence ATGTACCGTATTTGTACATCCCCGCACACATTGGCCCACTTCTGCTTCGCGGTCTTGCTGACCGCCCTTCTGGCTATGCAGACCATGCTGACCGCCGGCCCCGCGTCGGCGCAGGAGCGGGAGATCGTCCCGCTGCGCATCCTGGAAGCGTTGCACATGGACGGCGTCCTGGACGAAGGCGTATGGCAGAACGCCCTGGCCGCCAGCGGCTTCACCCAGCAACGCCCAGACGAGGGCCAGCCGGCGTCCGAGCGGACCGAGGTGCGGGTCCTCTACGACGAGCAGACGATGTACATCGGCGTCTGGGCCTACGACTCGGACCCCTCTCAGATCATCGCCACCCAGATGGCGCGGGACGGCGACCTGGCGGATGACGACTACTTCCAGATCATCCTGGACACGTTCATGGACCGGCAGAACGGCATTCTATTCGCCACCAATCCCGACGGTGCCCGCTATGACGCCCAGGTGCGCAACGAGGGCCGGTCCGAGGGCCGCTTCAACACCAACGTCCTGACGGATTGGAACGGCGTGTGGGACGTGTATACCTCCCGGAACGAAGAGGGGTGGTACGCCGAGATGGCCATTCCCTGGAGCACGCTGCGCTTCGAGACCGGGGACGACGTAGATTTCGGGATCAACCTGGAGCGCCAGATCCGCCGCCGCAACGAGCAGTCTTTCTGGGCGCCCGTCATCCGCCCCTTCAACATCGCCCAGGTGTCGGTGGCCGGCACACTGTCGGGCATGAACCTCACGCGGCACGACCACCGTTACCTGCAGATTACGCCGTACTCCCTGGGCGGGGCCACGTGGACCTACGATCCCGGTCCATCGACGCGGGACGAGGACTTCGACGGCGGGGTGGACGTGAAGTACGGCCTGACCAACAACCTGTCCCTCGACCTGACCTACAACACGGACTTCTCCCAGGTGGAGGTGGACGACGCGCAGGTCAACCTTACACAGTTCAACCTGTTCTTCCCCGAAAAACGCGCCTTCTTCCTGGAGAACGGCGGACTGTTCCGCTTCGGCGTGGCCCGGGAGACGGAACTGTTCTACAGCCGCAACGTCGGCCTGGCGCGCGATAATACCGGCGCGCTGCGACAGGTGCCGATCACCGGCGGCGGCCGCCTGACGGGCAAGGCCGGACGCACGAACCTGGGCCTGCTGCTCATGCGCACGGGCGACGAGCGGTTCGGCGAGACCAAGCTCGAGGACAACATCTACGCCGTGGCGCGGATCAGCCAGGACGTGGGCGAGAAATCCAACGTGGGATTCATCGTCACCAACCAGCGGGTCGGCGGCGGCGACTACAACCGGGCGGCCGGCGGCGACTTCAACCTGGCCATCGGTCCCAAGCTTGCCGTCAGCGGGTTCCTGGCCGGAACCACCTACCAGGCAGGCGAGGAAAGCGAATCGGGCTTCGCGGGACGGCTGTGGTCGCGCTGGAACGGTCCGCTCTGGCAATTCGAAGGCCTGTACATGGGCGTGTCCGAGTTCTTCAATCCCGGCATGGGCTTCTTCAGCCGCCGGAGCCTGGCCCGGAATTTTGGCGGATTCCACGAGGTCTCGGCCCGTGCGTTCTTCACGCCCGAACCCACGAACAGCATCGTCCGACGGTACTTTCCCCATATCGTACTCTCGGCGACCTTCGGCGACGACGGCACGCAGCTGACCCGGCGGGAGCACTACCACTGGGAGCTGTTCTTCACTGGCGGCGAACAGGCGGGCATCACTTTGGACCGCGCTTTCCGCCGGATCAGCGAAAACACGCGCCCGATTCTGGGCGTCAAGCTCCCCGTGGGGAACTACACGGACGCGTCTACGCGCATGCACTACACGACGAACCTGAGCAAGCCCGTATTCGGCGATTTCCAGCTCATCCTCGGCCAGTACATCAACGGGAACCGGCGTTCGCTGAATCTCGAAGGCGGACTGCGCGCCGGTTCGAAATTCACCATCGGACCCCGGTACGAGCTCAACGACGTGACGCTCACTGACGCCGTTAGCGCGGAGCGGGATATCACGGCCCATCTGTTCGGCGTCCGGACCAGCTATTCGTTCTCGCCCGACGTATCCCTCAACGCGCTGGTCCAATGGGATACGAACCAGGACCGGTTCGTGTCGAATTTCCGGTTCAACTACATCATCAGCCCGGGCAGCAACGTCTACGTGGTGTACAACGAGCGGCGCGACAACGGGGACGCTACAGAAGCCCTGCTCGGCGACCCGCTGGATCGTACGCTGATCGTCAAGCTGGCCTACCTGTTCGACCTTTGA
- a CDS encoding MogA/MoaB family molybdenum cofactor biosynthesis protein translates to MSSKSTSSHKSQAAELGPLAVAVVTVSDSRTPETDVNGNYLRTRIEEAGHRVAGYHLIQDEPDQVEAALEASTGDDVQIVIFNGGTGISKRDRTFDVLNRKLEKPLTGFGELFRMLSYEQVGSAAMLSRATAGVYRNTVVISTPGSPAAVELAWEKLIAPEIAHLGWELTR, encoded by the coding sequence ATGTCGTCCAAGAGCACTTCATCCCACAAGTCCCAGGCGGCCGAGCTCGGACCCCTGGCCGTTGCCGTGGTAACCGTCAGCGATTCCCGCACGCCGGAAACGGACGTCAACGGGAATTACCTCCGGACACGCATCGAGGAAGCGGGCCACCGGGTCGCCGGCTATCACCTGATCCAGGATGAACCGGACCAGGTCGAAGCCGCTCTGGAGGCGAGTACCGGCGATGACGTCCAGATTGTCATATTCAACGGGGGCACCGGCATCTCGAAGAGAGACCGGACCTTCGACGTGCTGAACCGCAAATTGGAAAAGCCACTGACCGGTTTCGGCGAGCTATTCCGCATGCTCAGTTACGAGCAGGTCGGTTCCGCGGCCATGTTGTCCCGCGCCACCGCTGGCGTGTACCGCAACACGGTGGTCATCTCCACGCCCGGCTCCCCGGCCGCGGTGGAACTGGCCTGGGAGAAACTGATCGCGCCGGAGATTGCCCACCTCGGCTGGGAATTGACGCGGTAG
- the rpmB gene encoding 50S ribosomal protein L28 has translation MSRKCKLTGKGPLVGFNISHAHNKTKRRQYPNLQLKRIYVPELGRTVRIKMSVSALRTVTKIGLMPFLKKQGLRLQDVL, from the coding sequence ATGTCCAGAAAATGCAAGTTGACCGGAAAAGGGCCCCTGGTCGGCTTCAACATATCTCACGCTCATAACAAGACCAAGCGGCGTCAATATCCCAATCTCCAGTTGAAGCGTATCTACGTGCCCGAACTCGGCCGCACGGTGCGCATCAAGATGTCCGTCAGCGCCTTGCGGACGGTCACGAAGATTGGACTGATGCCGTTCCTGAAGAAGCAGGGACTGCGGCTGCAGGACGTGCTGTAG
- a CDS encoding M28 family peptidase, producing the protein MLTLSFSLALTLALSTAFPREARGQTDDEKTVTAIFSERLTTGEMYHLLEDLSKNIGPRLSGSEGAERAVAWAKEVMEGYGFDRVYLQEVMVPHWERGEPEQVRIVNVNEGMIELNALAIGGSVPTAPVGLTAPVVVVHSLEEVEEIGREAVEGKIVFYNRRFDQTVISTGPGYGGAVDQRTAGPSQAARFGAVGVVIRSAGSDFGDAPHTGGLRYLEDVERIPAAALGYQSADRLERALEEQPEAMLYMRLDSRWHPDALSHNVIGEIRGSERPDEIILVGGHLDSWDVSEGAHDDGAGVVHSIGVLRTFQKLGIRPRHTIRAVLFMNEENGLRGGLKYAEVAKETGENHLIALESDAGGFSPRGFGVSADDDVIERFRSWLPLFPQNTISYINMGGGGADIGPLRRETGTPTIGFNPDSQRAFDYHHAPTDVFEAVNRRELELGGASIATLIYLIDKYGLRDDMAQ; encoded by the coding sequence ATGCTCACTTTGTCCTTTTCACTGGCCCTTACGCTGGCGCTTTCGACGGCCTTTCCCCGCGAGGCACGCGGGCAGACCGATGACGAGAAAACGGTCACCGCGATCTTCAGCGAACGGCTGACTACGGGAGAGATGTACCACCTCCTGGAAGACCTGAGCAAGAACATCGGACCGCGCCTCAGCGGTTCGGAAGGCGCGGAACGCGCCGTGGCATGGGCAAAAGAGGTGATGGAAGGCTACGGCTTCGACCGGGTCTACCTGCAGGAAGTCATGGTGCCCCACTGGGAACGGGGCGAACCGGAGCAGGTGCGGATCGTCAACGTCAACGAAGGCATGATCGAGCTGAACGCCCTGGCCATCGGGGGATCGGTGCCGACCGCTCCTGTGGGACTCACGGCGCCCGTCGTGGTGGTCCACTCCCTGGAAGAAGTGGAAGAAATCGGCCGCGAGGCCGTTGAAGGGAAGATCGTCTTCTACAACCGGCGCTTCGACCAGACGGTGATCTCCACGGGTCCCGGCTACGGCGGAGCGGTGGACCAGCGAACCGCCGGTCCGTCCCAGGCGGCCAGGTTCGGCGCCGTGGGCGTGGTGATCCGGTCGGCCGGTTCGGACTTCGGCGACGCGCCTCACACCGGCGGGTTGCGCTACCTCGAAGATGTGGAGCGCATCCCCGCGGCGGCCCTGGGCTACCAGTCCGCCGACCGCCTGGAACGGGCGCTCGAGGAGCAGCCCGAAGCCATGCTCTACATGCGCCTGGACAGCAGGTGGCACCCCGACGCCCTTTCGCACAACGTGATCGGCGAGATCCGGGGCAGCGAACGGCCGGACGAGATCATCCTGGTGGGCGGTCATCTAGACTCGTGGGACGTGTCTGAGGGCGCCCACGACGACGGCGCGGGCGTGGTCCACTCCATCGGCGTGCTGCGGACCTTCCAGAAGCTGGGCATCCGGCCGCGCCACACCATCCGGGCCGTCCTGTTCATGAACGAAGAAAACGGTCTTCGCGGCGGTCTCAAGTACGCCGAGGTGGCGAAGGAAACGGGCGAGAATCACCTGATCGCCCTCGAAAGCGACGCGGGCGGTTTCAGTCCGCGGGGATTCGGCGTGTCCGCGGACGATGACGTCATCGAACGCTTCCGGTCGTGGCTGCCCCTGTTTCCCCAGAACACGATCTCCTACATCAACATGGGCGGCGGCGGCGCCGATATCGGTCCGCTCCGCAGGGAGACGGGTACCCCGACCATCGGGTTCAACCCCGACTCGCAAAGGGCGTTCGACTACCATCACGCGCCCACCGACGTTTTCGAAGCCGTGAACCGCCGGGAGCTGGAACTGGGCGGCGCGTCCATCGCCACGTTGATCTACCTGATCGACAAGTACGGCCTGAGGGACGATATGGCCCAGTAG